From Streptomyces griseorubiginosus, one genomic window encodes:
- a CDS encoding SIS domain-containing protein has product MGETGSARADGKLSGQFLDAAIGLLERVRDEEGESVAAAGELLADTVAAGGRLFAFGAGHSSLAAQDLVYRAGGLALMNLLTVPGVVGVDVRPATLGSALERVDGLASAVLSCSPLRAGDALVIISLSGRNALPVEMALTARGLGVKVIGVTSVAYTTATKPRHSSGTFLKDHCDVVLDSKISVGDAELTLDTVPAPFAPASTVVTSALLQAVMASAAGALASRGIQPPLLRSGNVDGGLEWNDRVFEEYGDRIFYRH; this is encoded by the coding sequence ATGGGCGAGACGGGCTCCGCGCGCGCCGACGGCAAGCTGTCCGGGCAGTTCCTCGACGCCGCGATCGGACTCCTGGAACGGGTCCGGGACGAGGAGGGCGAGTCCGTCGCGGCGGCCGGCGAGCTGCTCGCCGACACCGTCGCCGCCGGGGGCCGCCTCTTCGCCTTCGGCGCCGGGCACTCCTCGCTCGCCGCGCAGGACCTGGTCTACCGGGCCGGCGGGCTGGCCCTCATGAACCTGCTGACCGTGCCGGGGGTCGTGGGCGTCGACGTCAGGCCCGCGACCCTGGGCTCCGCCCTGGAGCGGGTGGACGGCCTCGCGAGCGCGGTCCTGAGCTGCTCCCCGCTCCGCGCGGGCGACGCCCTGGTGATCATCTCCCTGTCCGGCCGCAACGCGCTCCCCGTCGAGATGGCCCTGACCGCGCGCGGCCTCGGCGTGAAGGTCATCGGCGTCACGTCGGTCGCCTACACGACCGCGACCAAGCCCCGCCACAGCTCGGGCACCTTCCTCAAGGACCACTGCGACGTCGTGCTCGACTCCAAGATCTCCGTCGGCGACGCGGAACTCACCCTGGACACCGTCCCGGCCCCCTTCGCCCCGGCCTCCACGGTGGTGACCTCGGCCCTCCTCCAGGCAGTCATGGCCTCAGCGGCAGGCGCCCTGGCCTCCCGCGGCATCCAACCGCCCCTCCTGCGCTCGGGCAACGTGGACGGCGGCCTGGAGTGGAACGACCGGGTCTTCGAGGAGTACGGGGACCGGATCTTCTACCGGCACTGA
- a CDS encoding metal-dependent transcriptional regulator, with protein MSGLIDTTEMYLRTILELEEEGVVPMRARIAERLDQSGPTVSQTVARMERDGLVSVATDRHLELTDEGRRLATRVMRKHRLAECLLVDVIGLEWEQVHAEACRWEHVMSEAVERRVLELLRHPTESPYGNPIPGLEELGEKDGADPFLDEGMVSLAELDPGLDGKTVVVRRIGEPIQTDAQLMYTLRRAGVQPGSVVSVTESAGGVLVGSGGEAAELESDVASHVFVAKR; from the coding sequence ATGTCCGGACTGATCGACACCACGGAGATGTATCTCCGCACCATCCTCGAGCTGGAGGAGGAAGGTGTGGTCCCCATGCGCGCCCGGATCGCCGAGCGGCTGGACCAGAGCGGACCCACGGTCAGCCAGACCGTGGCGCGGATGGAGCGTGACGGCCTGGTGTCCGTCGCCACCGACCGGCACCTGGAGCTGACGGACGAGGGCCGCCGGCTGGCCACGCGCGTGATGCGCAAGCACCGCCTCGCCGAGTGTCTGCTGGTCGACGTGATCGGCCTGGAGTGGGAGCAGGTCCACGCGGAGGCGTGTCGCTGGGAGCACGTGATGAGCGAGGCGGTGGAGCGCCGGGTGCTGGAGCTGCTGCGCCACCCGACCGAGTCGCCGTACGGCAACCCGATCCCGGGGCTGGAGGAGCTGGGCGAGAAGGACGGCGCCGACCCGTTCCTGGACGAGGGCATGGTGTCGCTGGCCGAGCTGGACCCGGGTCTCGACGGCAAGACGGTCGTCGTACGCCGTATCGGCGAGCCGATCCAGACGGACGCGCAGCTGATGTACACGTTGCGCCGCGCGGGTGTGCAGCCCGGTTCGGTGGTGAGCGTGACGGAGTCGGCCGGCGGGGTGCTGGTGGGCAGTGGTGGTGAGGCGGCCGAGCTGGAGTCGGACGTCGCCTCGCATGTGTTCGTGGCCAAGCGCTGA
- a CDS encoding alpha/beta hydrolase, with product MARRIDVTGAGGVRLAAWEFGDPPKTDPADPATHAADPPEKRSPGVLLLHGLMGRASHWASTARWLSERYRAVALDQRGHGQSDKPPRAAFTRDAYVEDAEAALEQLDLAPVVLIGHAMGALTAWQLAARRPDLVRGVIICDMRASALGAASQREWGEWFRTWPVPFATLADVRKWFGEDDPWVERPNPARGEFYAEVMAESPDGWRPVFEPEQMLQSRETWVYDAHWEELTQVRCPALVVRGLDGELGRAEAQEMVRVLPRGQYAEVAEAGHLVHYDQPEAWRAAIEPFLDGLGDLEPTDTD from the coding sequence ATGGCGCGGCGCATCGACGTGACCGGGGCGGGCGGCGTACGTCTCGCGGCCTGGGAGTTCGGCGATCCTCCCAAGACCGACCCGGCGGACCCGGCCACGCACGCCGCCGACCCCCCGGAGAAACGATCACCCGGGGTCCTCTTACTCCACGGCCTGATGGGCCGTGCCTCGCACTGGGCGTCCACCGCCCGCTGGCTCTCCGAGCGGTACCGGGCCGTCGCGCTCGACCAGCGCGGTCACGGCCAGAGCGACAAGCCCCCTCGGGCCGCCTTCACCCGTGACGCGTACGTCGAGGACGCTGAAGCCGCCCTCGAACAGCTGGACCTGGCCCCCGTCGTCCTCATCGGCCACGCGATGGGCGCCCTGACCGCCTGGCAGCTCGCCGCCCGGCGCCCCGACCTGGTCCGCGGGGTGATCATCTGCGACATGCGGGCCTCCGCCCTCGGCGCCGCCTCGCAGCGGGAGTGGGGCGAGTGGTTCAGGACCTGGCCGGTCCCCTTCGCCACCCTCGCCGACGTCCGCAAGTGGTTCGGCGAGGACGACCCCTGGGTGGAGCGGCCCAACCCGGCGCGCGGCGAGTTCTACGCCGAGGTGATGGCCGAGTCCCCCGACGGCTGGCGTCCCGTCTTCGAGCCGGAGCAGATGCTCCAGTCCCGTGAGACCTGGGTCTACGACGCCCACTGGGAGGAACTCACCCAGGTCAGGTGCCCCGCCCTGGTCGTCCGCGGCCTCGACGGCGAGCTGGGCCGCGCCGAGGCCCAGGAGATGGTTCGCGTGCTGCCCCGCGGCCAGTACGCCGAGGTCGCCGAGGCGGGCCACCTCGTCCACTACGACCAGCCGGAGGCCTGGCGGGCCGCGATAGAGCCCTTCCTGGACGGCCTGGGCGATCTGGAGCCCACCGACACCGACTGA
- a CDS encoding transporter — MTTDITPVVVRLKLSLLRNGLRQSGGRRAAYIGSAVAVLLFSALQLIGLVVLRGNEHAEAVVVPLVAVLAVGWAVMPLFFPGGDETLDPTRLVMLPLRPRPLVRALLVASLVGIGPVFTLCMLVGSVVAVAHGVVAYVLSVVAVLLALLVCVALARAVAVANLRLLSSRKGRDLAVLSGLVIAVGAQVVNFGAQRLGEGGLGQLDGPAEVLEWIPPASALGAVDSASEGSYGTAVLQLALSAVALAGLLALWSRHLTRLMTSPDGSTLPSVQGAARERTSTGLARLLPGGRTGTVMERSLRYVWRDPKTKAAWVTSLAIGLIVPVFNAVQGTGSIYFSCFAAGMLGVQMYNQFGQDTSAFWMVALTISSTRDAYAELRARALALLVITLPYATLVTVVTTALIGDWPKLPEVLGMSFALLGAMLATGAWTSARFPYSIPQEGHKNVAPGQAGLAAAAIVGGMVSAALLCAPVIALAVWANVSAGGDGWSWVLLPVGAAYGAVITLAGLRLAAPRTARQLPEILTAVSKG, encoded by the coding sequence ATGACGACCGACATCACCCCGGTCGTCGTACGGCTGAAGCTGTCGCTGCTCAGGAACGGTCTGCGGCAGTCCGGTGGGCGACGGGCCGCGTACATCGGCTCGGCCGTCGCCGTGCTGCTCTTCTCCGCCCTCCAGCTGATCGGGCTGGTCGTGCTGCGCGGCAACGAGCACGCGGAGGCCGTCGTCGTCCCCCTGGTCGCCGTCCTCGCGGTCGGCTGGGCCGTCATGCCGCTGTTCTTCCCCGGCGGCGACGAGACCCTCGACCCCACCCGGCTGGTGATGCTGCCGCTGCGGCCCCGGCCCCTGGTGCGGGCACTGCTGGTGGCCTCCCTGGTCGGCATCGGGCCGGTGTTCACCCTCTGCATGCTCGTCGGGTCCGTCGTCGCCGTCGCGCACGGGGTGGTGGCGTACGTCCTCTCCGTGGTCGCCGTGCTGCTCGCGCTGCTGGTGTGCGTGGCCCTCGCGCGGGCGGTCGCGGTGGCCAACCTGCGGCTGCTGAGCAGTCGCAAGGGCCGTGATCTGGCGGTGCTGAGCGGACTGGTCATCGCCGTCGGGGCGCAGGTGGTGAACTTCGGGGCGCAGCGGCTCGGCGAGGGCGGTCTCGGGCAGTTGGACGGGCCGGCCGAGGTGCTGGAGTGGATCCCGCCCGCGTCCGCGCTCGGGGCGGTTGACTCGGCGAGCGAGGGGTCGTACGGGACGGCCGTTCTGCAACTCGCCTTGTCCGCAGTCGCGTTGGCCGGTCTGCTCGCCCTCTGGTCGCGTCATCTCACCCGGCTGATGACCTCGCCCGACGGCTCCACGCTGCCGTCCGTCCAGGGGGCCGCCCGGGAGCGGACCTCGACCGGGCTCGCGCGGCTGCTGCCCGGCGGCCGCACCGGCACCGTGATGGAGCGCAGTCTGCGCTATGTGTGGCGCGACCCCAAGACGAAGGCCGCGTGGGTGACCTCGCTGGCCATCGGTCTGATCGTGCCGGTGTTCAACGCGGTGCAGGGCACCGGGTCGATCTACTTCTCCTGCTTCGCCGCCGGGATGCTCGGTGTGCAGATGTACAACCAGTTCGGGCAGGACACCTCCGCGTTCTGGATGGTCGCGCTGACCATCTCCTCCACGCGGGACGCCTATGCCGAACTCCGCGCGCGTGCGCTGGCGTTGCTGGTCATCACCCTGCCGTACGCCACGCTCGTCACCGTGGTGACGACCGCGCTGATCGGCGACTGGCCGAAGCTGCCCGAGGTGCTCGGCATGTCCTTCGCGCTGCTCGGGGCGATGCTGGCGACCGGGGCGTGGACGTCGGCGCGCTTCCCGTACTCGATTCCGCAGGAGGGCCACAAGAACGTGGCCCCGGGGCAGGCGGGGCTCGCCGCGGCCGCCATCGTCGGCGGGATGGTCTCGGCCGCGCTGCTGTGCGCGCCGGTGATCGCCCTGGCGGTCTGGGCCAACGTCAGCGCGGGCGGCGACGGGTGGAGCTGGGTGCTGCTTCCGGTGGGCGCGGCCTACGGGGCGGTGATCACCCTCGCGGGGCTGCGGCTGGCGGCACCGCGGACGGCCCGGCAGCTGCCGGAGATCCTCACGGCGGTCAGCAAGGGCTGA
- a CDS encoding ABC transporter ATP-binding protein produces the protein MTSAVSVRGLWKRFGQQVAVAGIDLELPAGKFIGLVGPNGAGKTTTLSMVTGLLRPDQGSVSVVGHDVWQDPVAVKARIGVLPEGLRLFERLSGRELLAYSGRLRGLPGAEVDRRASQLLDVLDLAGAQHKLVVDYSTGMRKKIGLATALLHNPEVLFLDEPFEGVDPVSAQTIRGVLERYTGSGATVVFSSHVMELVESLCDWVAVMAAGRIRAHGTLDEVRGSAPSLQKAFLELVGAQGRDTGSDLDWLGGGAR, from the coding sequence ATGACGTCGGCTGTGAGTGTGCGGGGGCTCTGGAAGCGGTTCGGGCAGCAGGTGGCCGTTGCCGGGATTGACCTGGAGCTGCCTGCCGGGAAGTTCATCGGGCTCGTCGGGCCCAACGGAGCCGGGAAGACCACCACTCTCTCCATGGTGACCGGGCTGCTGCGGCCCGATCAGGGGTCCGTCTCCGTCGTCGGCCACGACGTGTGGCAGGACCCGGTGGCGGTGAAGGCCAGAATCGGGGTACTGCCCGAAGGACTACGGCTGTTCGAGCGGCTCTCCGGACGGGAACTGCTCGCCTACTCCGGGCGGTTGCGGGGGCTGCCCGGGGCCGAGGTCGACCGGCGGGCCTCCCAACTGCTCGACGTGCTGGATCTCGCGGGAGCCCAGCACAAACTGGTCGTCGACTACTCGACCGGGATGCGGAAGAAGATCGGGCTCGCGACCGCCCTGCTCCACAATCCCGAAGTGCTGTTCCTCGACGAGCCGTTCGAGGGAGTCGACCCGGTCTCCGCGCAGACCATCCGGGGCGTGCTCGAGCGGTACACCGGCTCCGGCGCCACCGTCGTCTTCTCCTCGCACGTGATGGAGCTCGTGGAGTCCCTGTGCGACTGGGTGGCCGTCATGGCCGCCGGCCGCATCCGCGCCCACGGCACGCTCGACGAGGTGCGGGGTTCCGCCCCCTCGTTGCAGAAGGCGTTCCTCGAACTCGTCGGCGCGCAGGGGCGGGACACCGGGTCCGATCTCGACTGGCTGGGCGGCGGGGCCCGATGA
- a CDS encoding bifunctional DNA primase/polymerase: MLSVEETIAGPEAAQIPKQRGESLLETAVRYAEERHWDVFPGTWLEAVDGVQRCSCGDTACAAPGAHPSREDWATQATGSATVARRMWQKQPTASILLPTGRTFDAISVPETAGFLALARMERMELTLGPVTLTPDRRMQFFVLPGASVKVPDLVRKLGWAPSSLDLVALGEGAYVAAPPTRFGSSGAVQWACRPTPANRWLPDAEELISPLAYACGRDR; encoded by the coding sequence GTGTTGAGCGTGGAAGAGACGATCGCGGGCCCCGAGGCCGCTCAGATTCCGAAGCAGCGCGGGGAATCGCTGCTGGAGACAGCCGTACGATACGCCGAGGAGCGCCACTGGGACGTCTTCCCCGGGACCTGGCTGGAAGCCGTCGACGGGGTGCAGCGGTGCTCCTGCGGTGACACCGCGTGCGCCGCGCCGGGGGCGCATCCCTCTCGGGAGGACTGGGCGACGCAGGCCACGGGCAGTGCGACCGTCGCGCGCCGGATGTGGCAGAAGCAGCCGACGGCGTCGATCCTGCTGCCCACCGGCCGGACCTTCGACGCGATCTCCGTCCCGGAGACCGCGGGGTTCCTGGCGCTCGCCCGCATGGAGCGGATGGAGTTGACGCTGGGGCCGGTGACGTTGACGCCGGATCGCCGGATGCAGTTCTTCGTGCTGCCGGGCGCGTCGGTGAAGGTGCCGGATCTGGTGCGGAAGCTCGGCTGGGCACCGTCGTCCCTTGATCTGGTCGCGCTCGGGGAGGGGGCGTACGTTGCGGCGCCGCCTACTCGGTTCGGGTCGTCCGGGGCCGTGCAGTGGGCCTGTCGTCCGACGCCTGCCAACCGCTGGCTGCCGGACGCGGAGGAGTTGATCTCGCCGCTCGCCTACGCGTGCGGTCGGGACAGGTGA
- a CDS encoding transcriptional regulator, which produces MAARPLVARQPNERLQALIQEAGCSNAGLARRVNMCGAEHGLDLRYDKTSVARWLRGQQPRGRAPAIIAEALGRKLGRTVTIDEIGMANGKNLASGVGLQFSPTVLGAIEQVCELWRSDVGRRDFLSGSSVAASALVEPSRDWLISSPDSQVARQAGPRVGQSDVAAVRAMTQALVDLDHQYGSGHVRPVVVHYLNSVVSGLLAGSYREAVGRDLFAAVARLTELAGYMAIDTGQPGLAQRYYIQALRLAQAAGDRGYGGYVLAASMSHLAAQLGNPREIAQLARAAQEGARGRVTPRAEAMFHAAEARGHALMGDARAAQAASGRAVSALEAADPSSGDDPAWIAHFDEAYLADELAHCHRDLGQADAAARCAQESLDGLPENKARRRAIGYVLLATAQVQQREIEQACNTGLKAVELLETVRSNRGAEYLDDFQQRLEPFRDEAVVREFGARLDLQAAA; this is translated from the coding sequence ATGGCCGCAAGGCCACTCGTCGCGCGACAGCCGAACGAACGGCTGCAAGCGCTCATCCAGGAGGCGGGGTGCTCGAACGCCGGGCTCGCCCGCCGGGTCAACATGTGCGGCGCCGAGCACGGCCTCGACCTGCGCTACGACAAGACGTCCGTGGCCCGTTGGCTACGGGGACAGCAGCCCCGGGGCAGGGCACCCGCGATCATCGCGGAGGCGCTCGGGCGCAAGCTCGGCCGGACGGTCACGATCGACGAGATCGGCATGGCCAACGGCAAGAACCTCGCCTCCGGGGTCGGCCTCCAGTTCTCGCCGACGGTACTGGGCGCCATCGAGCAGGTGTGTGAGCTGTGGCGCAGTGACGTGGGCCGCCGGGACTTCCTGTCCGGCTCCTCGGTCGCCGCGTCCGCGCTGGTCGAGCCCAGCCGGGACTGGCTGATCTCCTCGCCCGACTCACAGGTGGCACGCCAGGCGGGCCCGCGCGTGGGCCAGTCCGACGTGGCGGCCGTGCGCGCGATGACCCAGGCACTGGTCGACCTCGACCACCAGTACGGCAGCGGGCATGTGCGCCCGGTCGTCGTGCACTACCTCAACAGCGTGGTCTCCGGGCTGCTCGCGGGGTCGTACCGGGAGGCCGTCGGGCGGGATCTGTTCGCCGCGGTGGCCCGACTGACCGAGCTCGCCGGGTACATGGCGATCGACACCGGGCAACCGGGCCTGGCCCAGCGGTACTACATCCAGGCGCTGCGGCTCGCGCAGGCGGCCGGCGACCGCGGGTACGGCGGCTATGTGCTCGCCGCGTCCATGAGCCATCTCGCCGCGCAACTCGGGAACCCGCGCGAGATCGCCCAGTTGGCGCGGGCGGCGCAGGAAGGGGCGCGGGGCCGGGTGACTCCGCGCGCGGAGGCGATGTTCCACGCGGCGGAGGCCCGCGGGCACGCGCTCATGGGCGACGCGCGGGCCGCCCAGGCGGCGTCCGGGCGGGCCGTGAGCGCGCTGGAGGCGGCGGATCCCTCGTCCGGCGACGACCCGGCGTGGATCGCGCACTTCGACGAGGCCTATCTGGCCGACGAGTTGGCGCACTGCCACCGTGACCTCGGCCAGGCCGACGCGGCGGCGCGCTGCGCGCAGGAGTCCCTGGACGGGCTCCCGGAGAACAAGGCGCGCCGCAGGGCGATCGGTTACGTGCTGCTCGCCACCGCGCAGGTGCAGCAGCGCGAGATCGAGCAGGCCTGCAACACCGGCCTCAAGGCGGTGGAGTTGCTGGAGACGGTCCGCTCCAACCGGGGCGCGGAGTACCTCGACGACTTCCAGCAGCGCCTGGAGCCGTTCCGGGACGAGGCCGTGGTCAGGGAGTTCGGGGCCCGGCTCGACCTTCAGGCGGCCGCGTAA
- a CDS encoding ABC transporter substrate-binding protein, whose translation MTGRRRIRSTFLPRHHRPVGPIALAAGAVAVCAALATGCGVVPGTTGGSGDDPIKVMTWAPSGTEATNKPGMPAFAQAYARWVNASGGINGRKLTVLTCNENNDGVSAAKCARRAVKENVVAVVGSYSQYGDSFFPPLEGAGIPYIGGYGVTNAEFTSPLSYPVNGGQPTLLAGLGKELAGDCGNVTLVRPDTIAGDELPVLLDSGLTSGGHRAASDVRAADDANEYSAQSTKALDGATSGTAVSGGSGTRPVKEGCVVPALGDRTSTFMDSFRRARAEYPRVRTAVAMGSVDQTEIDASGGASGPYEGSYITGWYPVESDARWAAMKKVISKEAFGDNRIDSADAGVQTTWIAYTVFRKAVESLGGGEVTADSVRGVLNDGLKIPTGGLTPTLEWPRDTWSSTNHLASVGFPRMVNANVTLQVVRQGQLVAARKGFTDVTQTLQHADID comes from the coding sequence ATGACCGGTAGGCGACGCATCCGCAGCACCTTCCTCCCCCGGCACCACCGGCCCGTCGGACCCATCGCCCTCGCGGCGGGGGCGGTGGCGGTGTGTGCCGCACTCGCCACCGGTTGCGGGGTCGTCCCCGGCACCACGGGGGGTTCCGGGGACGACCCGATCAAGGTCATGACCTGGGCCCCCTCGGGCACCGAGGCGACCAACAAGCCCGGCATGCCCGCCTTCGCGCAGGCCTACGCCCGCTGGGTCAACGCCTCGGGCGGCATCAACGGCCGCAAGCTCACCGTCCTGACCTGCAACGAGAACAACGACGGCGTGTCCGCGGCGAAGTGCGCCCGGCGCGCGGTCAAGGAGAACGTCGTCGCGGTCGTCGGCTCCTACAGCCAGTACGGCGACTCCTTCTTCCCGCCCCTGGAGGGCGCGGGCATCCCCTACATCGGCGGCTACGGCGTCACCAACGCCGAGTTCACCAGCCCGCTCTCCTACCCCGTCAACGGCGGCCAGCCCACCCTGCTGGCCGGTCTCGGGAAGGAGCTCGCCGGGGACTGCGGCAACGTCACCCTCGTACGGCCCGACACCATCGCGGGCGACGAGCTGCCCGTGCTGCTGGACTCCGGGCTGACCAGCGGCGGGCACCGGGCCGCGAGCGACGTGCGGGCGGCGGACGACGCCAACGAGTACTCGGCGCAGTCCACGAAGGCGCTCGACGGCGCGACGTCCGGCACCGCGGTCTCGGGCGGCTCGGGGACCCGTCCGGTGAAGGAGGGGTGCGTGGTGCCCGCGCTCGGCGACCGGACCAGCACCTTCATGGACTCCTTCCGGCGGGCCCGCGCCGAGTACCCGCGGGTGCGCACGGCCGTGGCGATGGGCAGCGTCGACCAGACGGAGATCGACGCGTCCGGCGGGGCCTCGGGGCCCTACGAGGGGTCGTACATCACGGGCTGGTACCCGGTGGAGAGCGACGCCCGCTGGGCCGCGATGAAGAAGGTCATCAGCAAGGAGGCCTTCGGCGACAACCGCATCGACTCGGCGGACGCGGGCGTGCAGACCACCTGGATCGCCTACACGGTGTTCAGGAAGGCCGTCGAGTCGCTCGGCGGCGGTGAGGTGACCGCCGACAGCGTGCGGGGCGTCCTCAACGACGGCCTCAAGATCCCGACCGGCGGGCTGACGCCGACCCTGGAATGGCCCCGGGACACCTGGAGCTCCACGAACCACCTCGCCTCCGTGGGCTTCCCGCGCATGGTCAACGCCAACGTGACCCTGCAGGTGGTCCGCCAGGGCCAGCTGGTCGCGGCCCGCAAGGGCTTCACCGACGTGACGCAGACCCTCCAGCACGCCGACATCGACTGA
- a CDS encoding SCO4402 family protein: protein MTVQGSENSSRRGRRSSTMGGMPLNDMPWWRWRSNVRSALHMLSDPAFQQNVWLTGVEGYGDVTDAVYRLVEDTWLDNWSAEKYVGTIFRDSQEAALVDTAVLRVLRIMHQVGPDAPVSVYMENPGWPDAVRAARDAHVRMAMADGEDPDAPPRTLQVLQIMTRSA, encoded by the coding sequence GTGACCGTGCAAGGTTCGGAGAACTCTTCCCGTCGCGGCCGTCGCTCCTCCACCATGGGCGGCATGCCACTGAACGACATGCCGTGGTGGCGCTGGCGCAGCAATGTGCGCTCCGCGCTGCACATGCTCTCCGACCCCGCGTTCCAGCAGAACGTCTGGCTGACCGGCGTCGAGGGGTACGGGGACGTCACCGACGCCGTGTACCGCCTCGTCGAGGACACCTGGCTCGACAACTGGTCCGCCGAGAAGTACGTCGGCACGATCTTCCGGGACTCCCAGGAGGCGGCCCTCGTCGACACCGCCGTCCTGCGCGTGCTGCGGATCATGCACCAGGTCGGTCCGGACGCCCCCGTCTCCGTGTACATGGAGAACCCGGGGTGGCCGGACGCGGTGCGGGCGGCGCGGGACGCGCACGTGCGGATGGCGATGGCCGACGGGGAGGACCCGGACGCACCGCCGCGCACGCTCCAGGTGCTCCAGATCATGACCCGGTCCGCGTGA
- the purU gene encoding formyltetrahydrofolate deformylase gives MNAQSTRAEAPAEQYVLTLSCPDKQGIVHAVSSYLFMTGCNIEDSQQFGDHDTGLFFMRVHFSAEAPVTVDKLRASFAAIGDSFHMDWQINRAEDKMRVVLMVSKFGHCLNDLLFRARIGALPVEIAAVVSNHTDFAELVGSYDIPFHHIPVTRENKAEAEARLLELVREQDVELVVLARYMQVLSDDLCKQLSGRIINIHHSFLPSFKGAKPYHQAHARGVKLIGATAHYVTADLDEGPIIEQEVERVGHDVTPDQLVAIGRDVECQALARAVKWHAERRILLNGRRTVVFA, from the coding sequence ATGAACGCGCAGTCCACCCGAGCCGAGGCCCCGGCCGAGCAGTACGTCCTGACCCTGTCCTGCCCCGACAAGCAGGGCATCGTGCACGCCGTGTCGAGCTACCTCTTCATGACCGGCTGCAACATCGAGGACAGCCAGCAGTTCGGCGACCACGACACGGGACTGTTCTTCATGCGCGTCCACTTCTCGGCGGAGGCGCCGGTGACCGTGGACAAGCTGCGCGCGTCCTTCGCGGCGATCGGTGACTCCTTCCACATGGACTGGCAGATCAACCGGGCCGAGGACAAGATGCGGGTCGTGCTCATGGTCAGCAAGTTCGGGCACTGCCTGAACGACCTGCTGTTCCGCGCGCGCATCGGAGCCCTGCCGGTCGAGATCGCCGCCGTGGTCTCCAACCACACCGATTTCGCCGAGCTCGTGGGGTCGTACGACATTCCCTTCCACCACATTCCGGTGACGCGGGAGAACAAGGCCGAGGCGGAGGCGCGGCTGCTCGAGCTGGTGCGGGAGCAGGACGTCGAGCTGGTCGTGCTCGCCCGGTACATGCAGGTCCTGTCGGACGACCTGTGCAAGCAGCTGAGCGGCCGGATCATCAACATCCACCACTCGTTCCTGCCGAGCTTCAAGGGTGCGAAGCCGTATCACCAGGCTCATGCGCGGGGTGTGAAGCTGATCGGGGCGACGGCGCACTATGTGACCGCCGACCTCGACGAGGGGCCGATCATCGAGCAGGAGGTCGAGCGGGTCGGTCACGACGTGACGCCGGACCAGCTGGTGGCGATCGGGCGGGACGTGGAGTGCCAGGCGCTGGCGCGGGCCGTCAAGTGGCATGCGGAGCGGCGGATTCTGCTGAACGGGCGGCGGACGGTCGTGTTCGCCTAG